A region from the Poecilia reticulata strain Guanapo linkage group LG12, Guppy_female_1.0+MT, whole genome shotgun sequence genome encodes:
- the trim32 gene encoding E3 ubiquitin-protein ligase TRIM32 isoform X4, whose amino-acid sequence MAAACSSLDPDLMREVLECPICLETYNQDQLRPKLLQCGHTVCRLCLEKLLANTINGVRCPFCSKVSRMSSISQLADNLTVLKIIDCTLTCSAAAAALMCKSCGNRLPRQFCYDCTTVLCEVCKADGHLHEGHSVQPIKVAAEQRRKELSGRLAALRDVMGNIQKKKTTLENISKSLRQKYRAVQQEYSTAELHLQEELSKSRRTFTASLGEVEKLNAQVLEEQTYLLNLAETACDLSQ is encoded by the coding sequence ATGGCAGCAGCATGTTCTTCCCTGGACCCCGACCTAATGAGGGAGGTTCTCGAATGCCCTATCTGCCTGGAGACTTACAACCAGGATCAACTCAGACCCAAACTCCTGCAGTGTGGGCACACTGTATGTCGACTTTGTCTGGAGAAACTGTTGGCTAATACCATCAATGGTGTCCGCTGCCCCTTCTGCAGCAAGGTCTCCAGGATGAGCAGCATCTCCCAGCTGGCAGATAATCTTACAGTACTGAAAATTATAGATTGCACTTTGACTTGCAGTGCTGCCGCCGCTGCGCTAATGTGCAAGTCCTGCGGCAACCGGCTACCGAGACAGTTCTGCTATGACTGCACCACAGTTCTCTGTGAGGTCTGTAAAGCGGATGGCCACCTGCACGAAGGCCATTCAGTTCAGCCGATAAAAGTGGCAGCTGAGCAGCGCCGTAAAGAACTGAGCGGTAGACTGGCTGCCCTCCGTGACGTTATGGGCAATattcagaagaaaaagacaacacttgaaaacatttccaagaGCTTGAGACAAAAGTACCGGGCGGTTCAGCAAGAGTATTCTACGGCAGAGCTTCATCTTCAGGAAGAGCTCAGCAAATCTCGAAGGACATTCACAGCCTCTTTGGGAGAAGTGGAAAAACTCAATGCACAGGTTCTTGAGGAGCAGACGTATCTTCTTAACCTCGCAGAG